From Solwaraspora sp. WMMD1047, the proteins below share one genomic window:
- a CDS encoding ABC transporter permease subunit encodes MSLFTTELRRLVKRRFVRYMTLAGLLVLLAVVAGTFLTNEKIGRDQIAAAERTAEQEYQNNLRYTAEARQDCERAKAAGDQTDRYPADCADISDPPREAFQAEWYMPATFEFRKEFGETVTTLAAILALVGFVVGASFVGAEWSTGGMMNLLLWRPRRLQVLLTKLAALLAAMLALTVVSAAAWTAAFWAIGTMRGNTDGMTSGTWQSFALTGLRGAVLVLAAAAVGFAVASLGRHTALALGGAIGLIVVGQFGLGILLSMANVAFVEAWLLPTYLLAWMNKSITLENWNACNFSMGQCEPDTLELTWQHSSALIGVALVLSLGAAMWAMRSRDIT; translated from the coding sequence ATGAGCCTGTTCACCACCGAACTGCGCCGACTGGTCAAGCGGCGCTTCGTCCGCTACATGACGCTGGCCGGCCTGCTGGTGCTGCTCGCGGTCGTCGCCGGCACCTTCCTCACCAACGAGAAGATCGGCCGCGACCAGATCGCCGCCGCGGAACGCACCGCCGAGCAGGAGTACCAGAACAACCTCCGGTACACCGCGGAGGCCCGCCAGGACTGCGAACGGGCCAAGGCCGCCGGCGACCAGACGGACCGGTACCCGGCCGACTGCGCCGACATCAGCGACCCGCCCCGGGAGGCCTTCCAGGCCGAGTGGTACATGCCGGCCACGTTCGAGTTCCGCAAGGAGTTCGGCGAGACCGTGACCACCCTCGCGGCGATCCTGGCCCTGGTCGGCTTCGTCGTCGGCGCCTCCTTCGTCGGCGCCGAGTGGAGCACCGGCGGCATGATGAACCTGCTGCTCTGGCGACCCCGGCGGCTCCAGGTCCTGCTCACCAAGCTGGCCGCCCTGCTGGCCGCCATGCTCGCGCTCACCGTCGTGAGCGCCGCCGCCTGGACCGCCGCGTTCTGGGCGATCGGCACCATGCGCGGCAACACCGACGGCATGACCTCGGGCACCTGGCAGTCGTTCGCGCTCACCGGACTGCGCGGTGCCGTTCTGGTCCTGGCCGCCGCGGCGGTCGGCTTCGCGGTCGCCTCGCTCGGCCGGCACACCGCCCTCGCGCTGGGTGGCGCGATCGGCCTGATCGTGGTGGGCCAGTTCGGTCTGGGCATCCTGCTCTCGATGGCGAACGTCGCGTTCGTCGAGGCCTGGCTGCTGCCGACCTACCTGCTCGCCTGGATGAACAAATCGATCACGCTGGAGAACTGGAACGCCTGCAACTTCAGCATGGGCCAGTGCGAGCCCGACACGCTCGAACTCACCTGGCAGCACAGCTCGGCGCTGATCGGGGTGGCGCTGGTGCTCAGCCTCGGCGCGGCGATGTGGGCGATGCGCAGCCGGGACATCACCTGA
- a CDS encoding ATP-binding cassette domain-containing protein, protein MAAVLEIEGLRKTYRSRRRGTRQALDGFDMVVEAGQVHGFLGPNGSGKTTTLRTLLGLIRPNGGRMAILGQEVPAALPVVAGQVGAIVESPQFFPHFSAQDTLSLLASAGNVPQQRVTEVLELVGLRERAKERVKTYSLGMKQRLAVASALLKTPKLLILDEPANGLDPGGIREMRALMRNLAESGMTVVLSSHILGEVQLICDSVTIISLGRRVATGPVSEVIAQHSGGGLRVRLEAVSDLPVAAETLTRSGLQVTTHDDHLMVRGVDKPALVTRTLAGQDLYVSELAPITVDLESVFLELTATAPVPGQHRQVDESAHVGPTPSAQPSGPAQGGWGV, encoded by the coding sequence TTGGCTGCCGTACTGGAAATAGAAGGCTTACGCAAGACCTACCGGAGCCGACGCCGGGGCACCCGGCAGGCCCTGGACGGCTTCGACATGGTGGTCGAGGCCGGTCAGGTGCACGGCTTCCTCGGCCCGAACGGGTCGGGCAAGACCACCACCCTGCGCACGCTGCTCGGCCTGATCCGGCCCAACGGCGGCCGGATGGCGATCCTCGGCCAGGAGGTGCCGGCCGCGCTGCCGGTGGTCGCCGGTCAGGTCGGCGCCATCGTGGAGAGCCCGCAGTTCTTCCCGCACTTCTCCGCGCAGGACACCCTGTCGCTGCTGGCCAGCGCCGGTAACGTGCCGCAGCAGCGGGTGACGGAGGTGCTGGAGCTGGTCGGCCTGCGGGAGCGGGCCAAGGAGCGGGTCAAGACCTACTCGCTCGGCATGAAGCAGCGCCTCGCCGTCGCCTCGGCACTGCTCAAGACGCCGAAGCTGCTGATCCTCGACGAGCCGGCCAACGGGCTCGACCCCGGCGGCATCCGGGAGATGCGGGCGCTGATGCGCAACCTGGCCGAGTCGGGCATGACCGTGGTGCTCTCCAGCCACATCCTCGGCGAGGTCCAGCTCATCTGCGACTCGGTCACCATCATCTCGCTCGGCCGCCGGGTCGCCACCGGACCGGTGAGCGAGGTCATCGCCCAGCACTCCGGCGGCGGCCTGCGGGTCCGGCTGGAGGCGGTGAGCGACCTGCCCGTCGCCGCCGAGACCCTCACCCGCTCCGGGCTCCAGGTCACCACCCACGACGACCACCTGATGGTGCGCGGCGTGGACAAGCCGGCCCTGGTGACCCGCACCCTGGCCGGCCAGGATCTCTACGTCAGCGAGCTGGCGCCGATCACCGTCGACCTGGAGAGCGTCTTCCTGGAGCTGACCGCCACCGCCCCGGTGCCGGGCCAGCACCGCCAGGTCGACGAGTCCGCGCACGTCGGCCCGACCCCGTCGGCGCAGCCGTCCGGGCCCGCCCAGGGAGGTTGGGGAGTATGA
- a CDS encoding DeoR/GlpR family DNA-binding transcription regulator: MDRYARWNALLELLTDSGRVSVEDAALRLDVSQATIRRDFDQLAQQQMITRTRGGAVANGVSYDLPLRYKTAKHSAEKQRIGAAAAALVAPGMVVGLNGGTTTTEVARALAVRPDLNTSAEGAQLTVVTNALNIANELLVRSRMKVVVAGGVVRPQSFELVGPLGGALLREVTLDVALLGVDAIDVRLGAAAHHEGEASMNNLMVARAKRVVIIADSSKLGGHAFARICPVERIETLVTDSGADPDTLSAFREAGVEVICA, encoded by the coding sequence GTGGACCGGTACGCACGATGGAATGCCCTGCTCGAACTGCTCACCGACAGCGGCCGGGTCTCCGTCGAGGACGCCGCGCTCCGGCTGGACGTCTCACAGGCCACCATCCGGCGGGACTTCGACCAGCTCGCCCAGCAGCAGATGATCACGCGTACCCGGGGTGGGGCGGTCGCCAACGGCGTCTCCTACGACCTGCCGCTGCGCTACAAGACCGCGAAGCACTCGGCCGAGAAGCAGCGGATCGGCGCCGCCGCGGCGGCGCTTGTCGCGCCCGGCATGGTGGTCGGCCTCAACGGCGGCACCACCACGACCGAGGTGGCCCGCGCGCTGGCGGTCCGGCCGGACCTGAACACCAGCGCCGAGGGCGCCCAGCTCACCGTCGTCACCAACGCGCTGAACATCGCCAACGAGCTGCTGGTCCGGTCCCGGATGAAGGTGGTGGTGGCCGGCGGGGTGGTCCGGCCACAGTCGTTCGAGCTGGTGGGGCCGCTCGGCGGCGCGCTGCTGCGGGAGGTGACCCTGGACGTGGCGCTGCTCGGCGTGGACGCCATCGACGTGCGGCTCGGGGCGGCCGCCCACCACGAGGGCGAGGCGTCCATGAACAACCTCATGGTGGCCCGGGCCAAGCGGGTGGTCATCATCGCCGACTCGTCCAAGCTGGGCGGTCACGCGTTCGCCCGGATCTGCCCGGTGGAGCGGATCGAAACCCTGGTCACCGACTCCGGGGCCGATCCGGACACGCTGAGCGCGTTCCGGGAGGCAGGTGTGGAGGTCATCTGCGCCTGA
- a CDS encoding sugar isomerase yields the protein MGYVDDEIISQPDCWRSAAALAGTGAVVDALPRPGERVAVVGCGTSWFMAMAYAGLREAAGQGETDAFQASEFPPRRRYDRLVAITRSGTTTEVLDLLAALRATRATPTGTASSTATATATTVIVGDPDSPAARPAAELAGHAVIALPFADERSVVQTRFATSTLALLRAHLGTDVSALAADAEVAVRAPLPVPPGTIEQVTFLGQGWTVGLAQEAALKCREAAGFWAEAYPAMDYRHGPIAIAAPGRMVWAFGDLPDRLAEEVSNTGAAFVHSRTNGAYGVLGRWTAGRPALDPLADLILAQRFAVALAAGRGLDPDEPRNLTRSVVLT from the coding sequence ATGGGGTACGTCGACGACGAGATCATCAGCCAACCCGACTGCTGGCGCAGCGCCGCCGCCCTCGCCGGCACCGGGGCGGTGGTCGACGCCCTGCCCCGACCCGGCGAGCGGGTGGCCGTGGTCGGCTGCGGCACCTCCTGGTTCATGGCGATGGCCTACGCCGGGCTGCGGGAAGCCGCCGGACAGGGCGAGACCGATGCCTTCCAGGCGTCCGAGTTCCCACCCCGGCGCCGCTACGACCGGCTCGTCGCGATCACCCGATCCGGCACCACCACCGAGGTGCTGGACCTGCTCGCGGCGCTGCGCGCCACACGGGCGACCCCGACCGGCACCGCGTCGAGCACCGCCACCGCGACCGCCACCACCGTCATCGTCGGCGACCCCGACTCACCGGCCGCCCGGCCCGCCGCCGAACTGGCCGGGCACGCGGTGATCGCGCTGCCGTTCGCCGACGAGCGGTCGGTGGTGCAGACCCGGTTCGCCACCAGCACGCTGGCACTGCTCCGCGCCCACCTCGGCACCGACGTGTCCGCGCTGGCCGCCGACGCCGAGGTGGCCGTCCGGGCGCCGCTGCCGGTCCCGCCCGGCACGATCGAACAGGTCACCTTCCTCGGCCAGGGCTGGACCGTCGGGCTGGCCCAGGAGGCCGCCCTCAAGTGCCGCGAAGCGGCCGGCTTCTGGGCCGAGGCGTACCCCGCGATGGACTACCGGCACGGCCCGATCGCCATCGCCGCCCCCGGCCGGATGGTCTGGGCGTTCGGCGACCTGCCCGACCGGCTCGCCGAGGAGGTCTCCAACACCGGCGCGGCGTTCGTGCACAGCCGCACCAACGGCGCGTACGGGGTGCTCGGCCGCTGGACCGCCGGCCGCCCCGCCCTCGACCCGCTGGCCGACCTGATCCTGGCGCAGCGCTTCGCGGTCGCCCTCGCCGCCGGGCGCGGGCTGGACCCGGACGAGCCCCGCAATCTCACCCGGTCCGTGGTGCTGACATGA
- a CDS encoding ROK family protein has product MTSPADERQVVVALDVGGTSIKSGLVGTDGTSRYTERHPTGADRGPDAVVATIGAVADGLAGRARADGLTPVAVGVAVPGVVDEATGTAVWSANLGFRDVPLRELVGTRLGLPTALGHDVRAGGLAEARLGAARGSRHVLFVAIGTGIAAAHVVAGAAFAGAHGAAGEIGHIVVRPDGPVCGCGQRGCLEAVASAAAVGRRYTELTGEPATAADVAARAARGGPGDEVAARVWRETVEALADGLLIGQALYDTETIVLGGGLAEAGAHLLDPLHAALRQRLTFHREPRLVPAALGDEAGRLGAALLALDTLEAP; this is encoded by the coding sequence ATGACAAGCCCGGCCGATGAGCGACAGGTGGTGGTGGCGCTGGATGTCGGCGGCACCAGCATCAAGAGCGGGCTCGTCGGCACGGACGGCACCAGCCGGTACACCGAACGCCATCCCACCGGCGCCGACCGGGGACCGGACGCGGTGGTCGCCACCATCGGCGCGGTCGCCGACGGGCTGGCCGGGCGCGCCCGGGCCGACGGCCTGACGCCAGTGGCGGTCGGCGTCGCGGTACCCGGGGTCGTCGACGAGGCCACCGGCACCGCCGTCTGGTCGGCCAACCTCGGCTTCCGCGACGTACCCCTGCGGGAGCTGGTCGGGACGCGGCTCGGACTGCCGACGGCGCTCGGCCACGACGTACGCGCGGGTGGTCTGGCGGAGGCGCGGCTCGGCGCCGCGCGCGGCAGCCGGCACGTCCTCTTCGTCGCGATCGGCACCGGAATCGCCGCCGCCCATGTGGTGGCCGGCGCGGCCTTCGCCGGCGCCCATGGCGCCGCCGGGGAGATCGGCCACATCGTGGTACGCCCGGACGGGCCGGTCTGCGGCTGCGGTCAGCGCGGCTGCCTGGAGGCGGTCGCCTCGGCCGCTGCCGTCGGGCGCCGCTACACGGAACTGACCGGCGAGCCGGCCACCGCCGCCGACGTGGCCGCCCGGGCCGCCCGTGGCGGACCCGGTGACGAGGTGGCGGCGCGGGTGTGGCGGGAGACCGTGGAGGCTCTCGCCGACGGGCTGCTGATCGGGCAGGCCCTCTACGACACGGAGACCATCGTGCTCGGCGGCGGACTCGCCGAGGCCGGCGCCCATCTGCTCGACCCGCTGCACGCGGCGCTGCGCCAGCGGCTTACCTTTCACCGTGAACCGCGGTTGGTGCCCGCGGCGCTCGGCGACGAAGCCGGCCGTCTCGGCGCCGCACTTCTCGCCCTCGACACCCTGGAGGCACCGTGA
- the nagA gene encoding N-acetylglucosamine-6-phosphate deacetylase → MTVRVSGKVVTPTGVIRQGCVETDGDRITAVAEYPTIRDGHWIVPGFVDLHTHGGGGHTFTTGDAESARGAAEFHLAHGTTTLLASLVSSPFELMRKATAGFAPLVEKGILGGVHYEGPYLSAARCGAQNPEHLRAPSLDELGELLELGAGTVRMVTIAPELPGALDAIRLLVSRGVIAAIGHTDATYDQTLAAIEAGATVGTHLFNGMPSPHHREPGPVFALLNSPKVVCELVADGVHLHPGTLTFATSVTGPDRAALITDAMAAAGMADGEYELGGQTVVVADRVARLAGAGGEPGAIAGSTLTMDAALRRAVEAGVSVPDASRMASGTPANVIGLGARVGALMPGWRADLVVLDDNLEVVRVMRAGAWVS, encoded by the coding sequence GTGACGGTACGCGTCAGCGGCAAGGTGGTAACCCCGACCGGCGTGATCCGCCAGGGGTGTGTGGAGACCGACGGCGACCGGATCACCGCGGTGGCCGAGTACCCCACCATCCGGGACGGCCACTGGATCGTGCCGGGCTTCGTCGACCTGCACACCCACGGCGGCGGCGGGCACACCTTCACCACCGGTGATGCCGAGTCCGCCCGCGGCGCCGCCGAGTTCCACCTGGCGCACGGCACCACCACCCTGCTGGCCAGCCTGGTCAGCTCCCCGTTCGAGCTGATGCGCAAGGCCACCGCCGGGTTCGCCCCGCTGGTCGAGAAGGGAATCCTGGGCGGCGTCCACTACGAGGGGCCGTACCTGTCGGCCGCCCGCTGCGGCGCCCAGAACCCCGAGCACCTACGGGCGCCGTCCCTCGACGAGCTGGGCGAGCTGCTGGAGTTGGGCGCCGGCACGGTCCGGATGGTCACCATCGCCCCGGAACTGCCCGGTGCGCTGGACGCGATCCGGCTGCTGGTGTCGCGCGGGGTGATCGCGGCGATCGGCCACACCGACGCCACCTACGACCAGACCCTGGCCGCGATCGAGGCCGGCGCGACCGTCGGCACCCACCTGTTCAACGGCATGCCGTCGCCCCACCACCGCGAGCCGGGGCCGGTCTTCGCGCTGCTGAACTCGCCGAAGGTGGTCTGCGAGCTGGTTGCCGACGGGGTGCACCTGCACCCGGGGACGCTCACCTTCGCCACCTCGGTCACCGGGCCGGACCGGGCCGCCCTGATCACCGACGCGATGGCCGCCGCCGGGATGGCCGACGGCGAGTACGAACTCGGCGGCCAGACCGTCGTGGTGGCCGACCGGGTCGCCCGGCTGGCCGGCGCGGGTGGCGAGCCGGGTGCGATCGCCGGTAGCACCCTGACCATGGACGCCGCGCTGCGCCGGGCCGTCGAGGCCGGGGTGTCGGTGCCGGACGCCAGCCGGATGGCCTCCGGTACCCCCGCGAACGTGATCGGCCTGGGCGCCCGGGTCGGCGCGCTGATGCCGGGCTGGCGGGCCGACCTGGTCGTCCTCGACGACAACCTGGAGGTCGTCCGGGTGATGCGCGCCGGCGCCTGGGTGAGCTGA
- a CDS encoding dihydrofolate reductase family protein — MRIAMTQFVTLDGVSQGPGSAEEDATDGFQRGGWFVPHLDETFVRQASDWLDLADGLLLGRRTYQAFARDWPQITDPDDPFTERMNGLPKYVVSNTLAAGSWHPTTVLRGDPVEAVGALRARPGREVQIHGSARLASALLAAGLVDTLRLAVAPAVIGQGRRLLAHPDTDVALRLVKHEATPSGLLLLEYETAGSAPRAEYAGV, encoded by the coding sequence ATGAGGATCGCCATGACCCAGTTCGTCACCCTGGACGGGGTCAGCCAGGGCCCCGGCTCCGCCGAGGAGGACGCCACCGACGGCTTTCAGCGGGGCGGCTGGTTCGTGCCGCACCTGGACGAGACATTTGTGCGGCAGGCGTCGGACTGGCTCGACCTCGCCGACGGGCTGCTGCTGGGCCGCCGGACCTACCAGGCGTTCGCGCGCGACTGGCCGCAGATCACCGACCCCGACGACCCGTTCACCGAGCGGATGAACGGTCTGCCGAAGTACGTGGTGAGCAACACGCTCGCGGCGGGCTCATGGCACCCGACCACCGTACTGCGCGGTGATCCCGTCGAAGCGGTCGGAGCGTTGCGGGCGCGACCCGGGCGGGAGGTGCAGATCCACGGCAGCGCCCGGCTAGCGTCCGCACTGCTGGCCGCCGGGCTTGTCGACACGCTGCGCCTGGCCGTCGCGCCCGCCGTCATCGGGCAGGGGCGACGGCTGCTCGCCCACCCGGACACCGACGTCGCGCTCCGGCTCGTCAAGCACGAAGCCACCCCGTCGGGCCTTCTCCTCCTCGAATACGAGACCGCCGGGTCGGCGCCGCGCGCCGAGTACGCGGGCGTCTGA
- a CDS encoding SRPBCC domain-containing protein, with protein MTAPEINPDYDLSLQRLIRAPRRDLWRAWTDPALLARWWVPAPTLARVDLLDVRPGGGFVTRMSEDGREFVPHTDSVFLVVEEERRLVFTNAVTSQWRPVGPQPVAMTAEIVLGEHPDGTDYRAIVRHGDPDGRARHEKLGFFDGWGSVTEALATLVEKGAAR; from the coding sequence GTGACCGCTCCCGAGATAAACCCCGACTACGACCTCTCGCTGCAACGCCTGATCCGCGCCCCGCGACGGGATCTCTGGCGGGCCTGGACCGACCCCGCGCTGCTGGCCCGCTGGTGGGTCCCCGCGCCGACACTCGCCCGGGTCGACCTGCTCGACGTCCGGCCGGGCGGCGGGTTCGTCACCCGGATGAGCGAGGACGGCCGGGAGTTCGTCCCGCACACCGACTCGGTGTTCCTCGTCGTCGAGGAGGAACGCCGGCTGGTCTTCACCAACGCGGTCACCAGTCAGTGGCGGCCGGTGGGGCCGCAACCGGTGGCCATGACGGCGGAGATCGTGCTCGGCGAGCACCCGGACGGCACCGACTACCGGGCGATCGTCCGGCACGGCGACCCGGACGGCCGGGCCCGCCACGAGAAGCTCGGCTTCTTCGACGGCTGGGGCTCGGTCACCGAGGCGCTCGCCACCCTGGTCGAGAAGGGAGCCGCCCGATGA
- a CDS encoding metalloregulator ArsR/SmtB family transcription factor, with the protein MAKYSEALDDVFIALADPTRREVVRRLGGGPVSVGELARPFPITLPSFMKHVRTLESSGLIQTVKTGRVRTCALNRDRLALLDDWLAEQRRIWEARTDRLENLVTRPEETP; encoded by the coding sequence ATGGCTAAGTATTCGGAGGCGTTGGACGACGTCTTCATCGCGCTCGCGGACCCGACCAGGCGGGAGGTGGTCCGCCGGCTGGGCGGCGGCCCGGTGAGCGTCGGTGAGCTGGCACGTCCGTTCCCGATCACCCTGCCGTCGTTCATGAAGCACGTGCGGACCCTGGAATCGAGCGGGCTGATCCAGACGGTGAAGACCGGGCGGGTGCGCACCTGCGCGCTGAACCGGGACCGGCTCGCGTTGCTGGACGACTGGCTCGCCGAGCAGCGGCGCATCTGGGAAGCCCGCACCGACCGACTCGAAAACCTCGTCACCCGACCGGAGGAAACCCCGTGA
- a CDS encoding phosphatase PAP2 family protein: MRETTTVARSRVRLRQVRPAGWWFDGLLLVGAVALTGALAAGWLLDLDLAIRDWCDAHRPPAAYWTARVFNFLGQGGWLLTPLAGVLAIAVGWRTRSVRPLLVVAAAFLLTGFTIGPMKLLLDRGFPRNEELAHPEELFSDPAGGMAYPSGHVANAIVWYGVIALLLAALLRAYGRPAAPPGLYRAIRVLPPAIVFCTTTYLSFHWVTDSVAGLLLGLLLDRLLFRVPWDDLPLPSLPAGLDRPADLDRTASGTKTLPTG, translated from the coding sequence GTGCGCGAGACGACGACGGTGGCCCGGTCGCGGGTGCGGTTGCGGCAGGTGCGGCCGGCCGGCTGGTGGTTCGACGGGCTGTTGCTGGTGGGCGCGGTCGCGCTGACCGGGGCGCTCGCCGCCGGCTGGCTGCTCGACCTGGACCTGGCGATCCGGGACTGGTGCGACGCGCACCGGCCGCCGGCCGCCTACTGGACGGCGCGGGTGTTCAACTTCCTCGGCCAGGGTGGCTGGCTGCTCACCCCGCTGGCCGGGGTGCTGGCGATCGCGGTCGGCTGGCGGACCAGATCCGTCCGGCCGCTGCTGGTGGTGGCCGCCGCGTTCCTGTTGACCGGGTTCACGATCGGGCCGATGAAGCTGCTGCTGGACCGGGGCTTTCCTCGCAACGAGGAGCTGGCGCATCCGGAGGAGCTGTTCAGCGACCCGGCCGGCGGGATGGCGTACCCGTCGGGTCACGTCGCCAACGCGATCGTCTGGTACGGCGTGATCGCGCTGCTGCTCGCCGCGCTGCTGCGCGCGTACGGCCGGCCGGCCGCGCCGCCCGGCCTCTACCGGGCGATCCGGGTGCTGCCCCCGGCGATCGTCTTCTGCACCACTACCTACCTGAGCTTCCACTGGGTCACCGACTCGGTCGCCGGCCTGCTGCTCGGCCTGCTGCTGGACCGGTTGCTGTTCCGGGTCCCCTGGGACGACCTCCCGCTGCCATCCCTGCCGGCCGGCCTGGACCGCCCTGCCGACCTGGATCGCACCGCCAGTGGGACCAAAACTTTGCCGACGGGCTAA
- a CDS encoding DUF4032 domain-containing protein — translation MLGAVRITSALVDPALLDLPWSTPLEQWPADHLVALPQGISRHVVRFVRLAGTVYAVKETGERVAEREYDLLRALERIDFPAVEAVAIVADRHAPDGEPLDPVLITRHLQFSLPYRALFSHTLRPETMTRLLDALAALIVRMHLTGFFWGDCSLSNTLFRRDAGAFAAYLVDAETGALHRQLSNGQRREDLEIARVNIFGEALDLEAAGLLHDSIDPELVCEEVVRRYEGLWHEITYEQQIEREARHDIEGRIRRLNELGFDVAEVAMSLVDDGRYLVRPKVVDAGYHTRRLLRLTGLDAEENQARRLLNDLDTYRAESDLPDEQQAAHRWLTEVFEPVVRAVPAHLRGKLEPSELFVQIIEHRWLLSEQAGRDVGLAPAVQSFLADELVHRPDEQAVLGAAVSALPA, via the coding sequence ATGCTTGGGGCCGTGCGTATCACCTCGGCCCTTGTTGATCCGGCGCTGCTCGACCTGCCCTGGTCGACGCCGCTGGAGCAGTGGCCGGCCGACCACCTGGTGGCGCTGCCGCAGGGCATCTCCCGGCACGTCGTCCGCTTCGTCCGGCTGGCCGGCACGGTGTACGCGGTCAAGGAGACCGGCGAACGGGTCGCCGAACGCGAGTACGACCTGCTGCGCGCCCTGGAGCGGATCGACTTTCCGGCGGTGGAGGCGGTGGCGATCGTGGCCGACCGGCACGCCCCGGACGGCGAGCCGCTGGACCCGGTGCTGATCACCCGGCATCTGCAGTTCTCGCTGCCGTACCGGGCGCTCTTCTCGCACACGCTGCGGCCGGAGACGATGACCCGGCTGCTGGACGCACTGGCCGCGTTGATCGTCCGGATGCACCTGACCGGCTTCTTCTGGGGCGACTGCTCGCTGTCGAACACGCTGTTCCGGCGGGACGCGGGCGCGTTCGCGGCGTACCTGGTGGACGCCGAGACCGGGGCGCTGCACCGGCAGCTCTCCAACGGCCAGCGGCGCGAGGACCTGGAGATCGCCCGGGTCAACATCTTCGGTGAGGCGCTGGACCTAGAGGCGGCCGGGCTGCTGCACGACTCGATCGACCCGGAGCTGGTCTGCGAGGAGGTGGTCCGCCGGTACGAGGGGCTCTGGCACGAGATCACCTACGAGCAGCAGATCGAGCGGGAGGCCCGGCACGACATCGAGGGCCGGATCCGGCGCCTCAACGAGCTGGGCTTCGACGTGGCCGAGGTGGCGATGTCCCTTGTGGACGACGGGCGCTACCTGGTCCGGCCGAAGGTGGTCGACGCCGGCTACCACACCCGCCGGCTGCTGCGGCTCACCGGCCTGGACGCCGAGGAGAACCAGGCCCGCCGGCTGCTGAACGACCTGGACACCTACCGGGCGGAGAGCGACCTGCCCGACGAGCAGCAGGCCGCCCACCGCTGGCTGACCGAGGTGTTCGAGCCGGTGGTCCGGGCGGTGCCGGCGCACCTGCGCGGCAAGCTGGAGCCGTCGGAGCTGTTCGTGCAGATCATCGAGCACCGGTGGCTGCTCTCCGAGCAGGCGGGTCGGGACGTCGGGCTGGCTCCGGCGGTGCAGTCGTTCCTCGCCGACGAGCTGGTGCACCGCCCCGACGAGCAGGCCGTGCTCGGCGCGGCGGTCTCCGCCCTACCGGCCTGA
- a CDS encoding DUF397 domain-containing protein — MADLTGATWRKSTRSGGGGGDCVEVAGNLPGLVGVRDSKAPTDPALTFTPAAWTTFVTGLKVGPGGR; from the coding sequence ATGGCTGACCTGACCGGTGCGACCTGGCGCAAGTCGACCCGCAGCGGCGGCGGTGGCGGGGACTGCGTGGAGGTCGCAGGCAACCTGCCCGGCCTGGTCGGCGTCCGGGACAGCAAGGCCCCCACCGACCCGGCCCTCACCTTCACCCCCGCAGCCTGGACCACTTTCGTCACCGGCCTTAAGGTCGGGCCGGGCGGCCGGTAG
- a CDS encoding helix-turn-helix transcriptional regulator: MFDETQGSTVPRRQLGRLLTQLREDAAVTLEAMAQTLDCSRQKLWRIEKGLVPVRQVDARVMCDRYRASPETTGIVLGLAKESKAKGWWHSYGDAVPSWFSLYVGLESTASELRHYNSELIPGLLQTREYTTEMIRRKSPGLPEADREKLVAVRLHRQDILVRRLPAAPLLKFVLSEAVLRRPIPSRLEMADQLRHLIAVAALPNVSIRILPFSAGPPLAADSGTFVILDFPPAFGRRVTEPTTVYIENITGALYLDKQAEVAAYAHVWSDLEARALDERESIELITAILGECYG; the protein is encoded by the coding sequence ATGTTCGATGAAACACAGGGCTCGACGGTGCCGCGCCGGCAGCTCGGCCGGCTGCTCACCCAGCTCCGCGAGGACGCGGCGGTCACCCTGGAGGCGATGGCCCAGACGCTTGACTGCTCCCGGCAGAAGCTGTGGCGCATCGAGAAGGGGCTGGTCCCGGTCCGGCAGGTCGACGCCCGGGTGATGTGCGACCGCTACCGCGCCTCGCCCGAGACGACCGGCATTGTGCTCGGGCTGGCCAAGGAGTCCAAGGCCAAGGGCTGGTGGCACTCCTACGGCGACGCGGTGCCGTCCTGGTTCTCGCTCTACGTCGGCCTGGAGTCCACCGCCTCCGAGCTGCGCCACTACAACAGCGAGCTGATTCCCGGCCTGCTGCAGACCCGCGAGTACACCACCGAGATGATCCGCCGCAAGTCACCCGGGCTGCCCGAGGCCGACCGGGAGAAGCTGGTGGCCGTCCGGCTGCACCGGCAGGACATCCTGGTCCGCCGCCTGCCAGCCGCGCCGCTGCTCAAGTTCGTGCTCAGCGAGGCGGTGCTGCGCCGTCCCATCCCCAGCCGGCTCGAGATGGCCGACCAGTTGCGGCACCTGATCGCGGTGGCGGCCCTGCCGAACGTCTCGATCCGGATTCTGCCGTTCAGCGCCGGCCCACCACTGGCCGCCGATAGCGGGACGTTCGTCATCCTGGACTTCCCGCCGGCCTTCGGCCGCCGGGTCACCGAACCGACCACCGTCTACATCGAGAACATCACCGGCGCGCTCTACCTCGACAAGCAGGCCGAGGTCGCCGCGTACGCGCACGTCTGGTCCGACCTTGAGGCCCGCGCTCTGGATGAGAGAGAATCGATCGAGCTGATCACCGCGATCCTGGGAGAGTGCTATGGCTGA